The proteins below are encoded in one region of Propionispora hippei DSM 15287:
- a CDS encoding YibE/F family protein translates to MKIRGVIRCIVMLIGLLGFMSVQALAATQDEAGKQLPQIDYLQGVVLKVQPLSQLKKVQGMSGAELVDIRLTAGEETGKEIKVTNYKMDRPGFDLHPAAGDKVIVAVSQDAGGKTYHLADYDRMPYVYVLLGAFALTLIAVGGKVGIKSLFVVCFAIFTILQGMIPLILGRHLNLILATWLTSALIAIVTQITVSGWNAKTWGAIAGTVGGVAVAGLLAVLSIQTMHLTGLDNEEAIMLKVTYLADIDFQEVLFAGIVMGALGAVMDVAISIASAQYEIKSSCPQYGFKELYKAGINVGRDVMGTMSNTLVLAYLGSSLPLLLLLSAQEHVPLLRIVNLNLITTEVARTITGSIGLICSIPLAALATAFFLSKNR, encoded by the coding sequence ATGAAAATAAGAGGGGTTATTCGATGTATAGTGATGCTGATAGGATTATTGGGTTTTATGTCGGTGCAGGCACTGGCAGCGACCCAAGACGAGGCGGGAAAGCAGCTTCCGCAAATTGATTATTTGCAGGGTGTGGTCTTAAAGGTACAGCCTTTGTCTCAATTGAAAAAGGTACAGGGGATGAGCGGGGCCGAGCTTGTGGATATCCGCCTGACGGCAGGCGAGGAGACCGGCAAAGAAATTAAAGTCACCAATTATAAAATGGACAGGCCTGGCTTTGACTTGCATCCTGCAGCCGGTGACAAAGTCATTGTTGCCGTTTCGCAGGATGCTGGTGGAAAAACATATCATTTAGCCGATTATGATAGGATGCCTTATGTGTATGTTTTACTGGGAGCTTTTGCGCTTACGCTGATCGCTGTTGGCGGAAAAGTAGGAATCAAATCGCTGTTTGTTGTCTGTTTTGCTATTTTTACCATTCTTCAGGGAATGATACCGCTCATTTTGGGCAGACATTTGAATTTGATTTTGGCGACATGGCTGACCAGTGCGCTGATCGCCATAGTAACTCAGATTACGGTAAGCGGCTGGAACGCAAAAACCTGGGGAGCCATTGCCGGTACAGTCGGCGGGGTGGCTGTGGCCGGCCTGCTGGCTGTTCTTTCGATCCAAACCATGCATTTGACCGGCCTTGATAATGAGGAAGCTATCATGTTAAAGGTGACTTATCTGGCGGATATTGATTTTCAGGAAGTGCTATTTGCCGGCATTGTGATGGGAGCGCTGGGGGCCGTGATGGATGTGGCCATATCCATCGCCTCCGCTCAATATGAAATCAAGAGCTCCTGTCCGCAATACGGTTTTAAAGAGTTGTATAAGGCCGGAATCAATGTGGGGCGGGATGTTATGGGCACCATGTCCAATACGCTGGTGCTGGCTTACCTGGGCAGTTCGTTGCCGCTCTTACTTTTGCTTTCCGCCCAGGAACACGTACCGCTGCTGCGGATTGTCAACCTCAATCTGATTACCACGGAAGTGGCCCGGACGATTACCGGCAGTATTGGCCTTATCTGCTCCATTCCGCTGGCCGCACTGGCTACGGCGTTCTTTTTAAGCAAAAATAGATAA
- a CDS encoding TIGR03943 family putative permease subunit, producing MKPRKRPATAFHWEALVRFLLLTGLISLFVWLDMTDQFSYYINPRFSPLVRYAYWLLLPLLVIQFFDLLLPSPCHTHHHYGKYLPFCIILLLAVLLPDQMLNASLVASKGLNSQTSVLATAVASQPRPLKEALQQAETIVADSNNYTEVMSEINDFPQDYIGKKVTMTGFVFRSPGLEDRQLSLVRYVMVCCAADALPYGVMCEVTDAKKYPDGTWLSGTGVIAMGRYKDQDTPVIQLTSVEKVAAPEKPYVFPYTNE from the coding sequence ATGAAGCCGAGAAAACGTCCTGCCACAGCATTTCACTGGGAAGCGCTTGTGCGCTTTCTGCTCTTGACAGGGTTGATCAGCCTGTTTGTCTGGCTGGATATGACCGACCAGTTTTCCTACTATATCAATCCGCGGTTCTCCCCGCTTGTCCGCTACGCTTACTGGCTGCTGCTTCCCTTACTGGTCATTCAGTTCTTTGATCTGCTGCTTCCCTCACCATGCCATACACATCATCACTATGGAAAGTACCTGCCTTTTTGCATTATTCTCCTCTTAGCCGTCCTGTTACCCGACCAGATGCTCAATGCCAGTCTTGTTGCCAGTAAAGGCTTAAACAGCCAGACATCTGTCCTGGCAACGGCCGTTGCCAGCCAGCCTCGCCCACTGAAGGAAGCGCTGCAGCAAGCGGAAACCATCGTGGCAGACAGTAACAACTATACGGAAGTCATGAGTGAAATCAACGATTTCCCCCAGGACTATATCGGCAAAAAGGTTACCATGACCGGCTTTGTTTTCCGGAGCCCCGGTTTGGAAGACCGCCAGTTATCGCTAGTCCGCTATGTCATGGTTTGCTGCGCCGCCGACGCCCTGCCTTACGGTGTCATGTGCGAAGTCACCGATGCAAAAAAATACCCGGACGGCACGTGGCTATCCGGGACAGGTGTGATTGCGATGGGACGCTACAAAGATCAAGACACACCGGTTATTCAATTAACCTCGGTGGAAAAAGTCGCCGCACCGGAAAAGCCTTATGTATTTCCCTACACCAATGAATAA
- a CDS encoding permease — protein sequence MLDNLAFAVQYGLRNFDLQNLINFKIILLSIVIEAFPFVLLSVLISAGMNHFLSENTIQKCIPKNTLFSLLMAALLGMLFPVCDCGMVPIVRRLLLKGVPLRFAITFMLAAPIINPVVATATWFAFNGNSLMLLYRLAAAFAIACCAGLTVDLLFGDKALRQTSHESQETACSCGCHASPVQPNASFAEKIMYTFRDAGAEFFDMGKYLLLGAMLGAALQLLLPRQLLLGLGKDPLYSVIVMLLFAFSVSVCSSADAFIAASFSSSFTPGSLIAFMVFGPMIDAKNLLMLLHVFKTRFVATLTVTVILLCGGLAYLLNVL from the coding sequence ATGCTGGACAACTTGGCATTTGCCGTGCAATACGGTTTGAGAAATTTTGATTTACAAAACCTGATTAATTTTAAAATCATCCTGCTAAGCATCGTCATCGAGGCTTTTCCCTTTGTCTTGCTTAGTGTGCTGATCTCCGCCGGAATGAATCACTTCCTGTCCGAGAACACCATACAAAAATGCATCCCCAAAAACACCTTATTCTCCTTGCTGATGGCCGCCCTCCTGGGTATGTTGTTTCCTGTATGCGATTGCGGTATGGTCCCCATCGTGCGCCGTCTGCTTTTGAAAGGGGTGCCGCTTCGCTTCGCCATTACCTTTATGCTGGCCGCCCCGATTATCAATCCCGTAGTTGCCACAGCGACCTGGTTCGCCTTTAACGGCAACAGCCTGATGCTTTTATATCGCCTAGCAGCGGCTTTTGCCATTGCCTGCTGTGCCGGTCTGACGGTAGATCTTCTTTTTGGCGACAAAGCGCTGCGGCAAACTTCCCATGAATCCCAGGAAACAGCCTGTTCCTGCGGCTGTCACGCCTCCCCGGTCCAGCCTAATGCCTCTTTTGCTGAAAAAATTATGTATACTTTCCGTGACGCCGGCGCTGAATTCTTTGACATGGGGAAATATTTGCTGCTGGGAGCCATGCTGGGGGCAGCCCTGCAACTCCTGCTGCCCCGGCAACTATTGTTAGGACTGGGGAAGGACCCACTGTACTCCGTTATCGTCATGCTGCTGTTTGCCTTCAGCGTTTCCGTCTGTTCCTCGGCCGACGCTTTTATTGCCGCCTCGTTCAGCAGCAGTTTTACGCCCGGTTCGCTGATCGCCTTTATGGTTTTCGGCCCTATGATTGATGCCAAGAACCTGCTCATGCTGCTCCATGTATTTAAAACCCGCTTTGTAGCCACGCTCACGGTTACTGTCATTTTACTCTGCGGCGGCCTGGCCTATTTGTTAAATGTTTTATAA
- the hisC gene encoding histidinol-phosphate transaminase has product MMSKYWSKAVQGLDPYIPGEQPKDKVYVKLNTNENPYPPSPKAVQAMQAAADDKLRLYPPPACDELRDTIGAYYGLKKEQVFVGNGSDEVLAFSFMAFFDPGSPILFPDITYSFYPVYAALFHIDYQLVTLNEDFSIPVEGFWQPNGGIIFPNPNAPTGRYLSLAAIETILRKNRDQVVIVDEAYIDFGGESAVKLLRNYDNLLIIQTLSKSRSLAGLRVGFALGSVELIEALDRVKNSINSYTLDRIALAGAVEAFKDEVHFEETRQKIMATRQRVVVSVEKLGFEVVPSTANLIFISHPIVPAERIFRELRERGVLVRYFKKPRIDNFLRVSIGSDEEMDCFLTALRDIVK; this is encoded by the coding sequence ATGATGAGCAAATATTGGAGTAAAGCAGTGCAGGGACTGGATCCCTATATTCCCGGTGAACAGCCGAAGGATAAAGTTTATGTAAAATTAAATACTAATGAAAATCCGTATCCGCCTTCGCCGAAGGCGGTTCAGGCTATGCAGGCGGCGGCCGACGACAAGCTTAGATTATATCCTCCACCCGCCTGTGATGAGCTTAGGGATACGATTGGTGCGTATTACGGACTGAAAAAGGAACAGGTATTTGTCGGAAACGGTTCGGATGAGGTATTGGCCTTTAGTTTTATGGCATTCTTTGATCCCGGCTCACCGATCCTGTTTCCCGATATTACTTACAGCTTTTATCCGGTTTACGCGGCACTATTTCACATTGATTACCAACTGGTCACGCTTAATGAGGATTTTTCCATTCCGGTGGAAGGCTTCTGGCAACCTAACGGCGGTATTATTTTCCCTAATCCCAATGCCCCTACCGGGCGTTACTTATCGTTGGCCGCCATTGAAACTATTTTGCGAAAAAACCGGGATCAGGTGGTCATTGTCGACGAAGCCTATATTGATTTTGGCGGTGAGTCGGCCGTAAAGCTTCTCCGAAACTATGACAACCTGCTGATCATTCAGACCCTTTCCAAGTCACGTTCATTAGCCGGACTGCGGGTCGGTTTTGCTCTGGGCAGCGTCGAACTGATTGAGGCGCTGGACAGGGTGAAAAATTCGATCAATTCCTATACCCTGGACCGCATTGCTTTGGCCGGTGCAGTGGAAGCCTTTAAGGACGAAGTCCATTTTGAAGAAACCAGACAAAAAATTATGGCTACCAGGCAGCGGGTGGTGGTCAGTGTGGAAAAACTGGGTTTTGAGGTTGTGCCGTCGACGGCCAATCTGATTTTTATCAGTCATCCGATTGTGCCGGCCGAACGGATTTTCCGGGAACTGCGTGAGCGGGGCGTGCTGGTGCGATATTTTAAGAAGCCTCGGATTGACAATTTTCTGCGGGTCAGTATCGGTTCCGATGAAGAAATGGATTGCTTTTTGACAGCCCTGCGGGATATCGTAAAATAA
- the msrA gene encoding peptide-methionine (S)-S-oxide reductase MsrA has product MKKIWLAGGCFWGVEAYYQQLKGVISTMVGYGQGKTEAPSYEAVCSGQTGHAEICEVVYDENVLPLVKLLEHYFRIIDPTTLNYQGHDQGTQYRTGVYFTDPADQPVIAGFLYSQQLHYNRPIVVEVEELRNFYPAEEYHQAYLDKNPHGYCHVNLSVARPEERK; this is encoded by the coding sequence ATGAAAAAAATCTGGCTGGCTGGTGGCTGCTTCTGGGGTGTTGAGGCCTATTATCAGCAGTTGAAGGGTGTCATCTCCACGATGGTGGGCTATGGACAGGGAAAGACGGAGGCACCTTCCTATGAGGCGGTTTGCTCCGGTCAGACCGGCCATGCCGAAATTTGCGAAGTGGTTTATGATGAGAATGTGTTGCCATTGGTCAAACTATTGGAGCACTATTTCCGCATCATTGATCCGACCACACTGAACTATCAGGGGCACGATCAGGGGACACAGTACCGGACGGGAGTATATTTTACCGATCCTGCCGATCAGCCGGTCATTGCCGGTTTTCTTTACAGCCAGCAACTGCATTACAACCGGCCTATTGTTGTGGAAGTGGAGGAACTGAGGAATTTCTATCCCGCCGAGGAATACCACCAGGCTTATTTAGATAAAAATCCGCACGGCTACTGCCATGTCAATCTGTCTGTGGCCAGGCCAGAAGAACGGAAATAA
- a CDS encoding HD domain-containing protein — MIRKVLLEFIHESAHMQRWNDHIRPKGFTELDKQAQKMVIAYVLARFQTEESTGPVSWQAIIEGGLFEFLHRIVLTDIKPPVYYELMARHGKQINTWVLAELKPRVDCLGSDFYRRMEDYFTEPDCCLLEKKILKAAHFLATQWEFQIIRKLNSNIYGLEETEARIANEIEEHYDLIGVQKIALHKKANHFIELVGQLRFQQRWAQSPRVPETSVMGHMLIVALLSYMVSVIELKACNQRAVNNFFAGLFHDLPEVLTRDIVSPVKRSVAGLDELIKEIENSQVRAKLYPLIPTAWQKELEYFMQDEFASKIMLQGQIKKVTSEEISRQYNEDRYAPIDGEIIKACDHLAAYMEASLSRSHGIMSRHLRDGLETLYAVYQNKKIAGVDFGQLFDYFK, encoded by the coding sequence ATGATTCGCAAGGTATTGCTGGAGTTTATCCATGAAAGCGCTCATATGCAACGCTGGAACGACCATATCCGTCCTAAGGGGTTTACCGAACTGGATAAACAGGCGCAAAAGATGGTTATTGCCTATGTGCTGGCCCGCTTTCAGACGGAGGAAAGTACTGGACCGGTTAGCTGGCAGGCGATTATTGAGGGCGGTTTATTTGAGTTTTTGCACCGGATTGTTTTAACCGATATAAAACCGCCGGTATATTACGAACTGATGGCGCGCCATGGCAAGCAGATCAATACCTGGGTGCTGGCTGAGCTAAAACCCCGCGTGGATTGCCTGGGCAGTGATTTTTACCGGAGGATGGAAGACTACTTTACCGAACCGGACTGCTGCCTGCTGGAAAAGAAAATCTTAAAGGCCGCTCACTTCCTGGCAACGCAGTGGGAGTTTCAGATTATACGCAAGCTGAATTCCAACATATACGGGCTGGAAGAAACCGAAGCCCGCATTGCCAATGAGATCGAGGAGCACTATGATCTGATCGGAGTGCAGAAAATAGCTTTGCATAAAAAGGCCAACCATTTTATCGAATTGGTCGGCCAGCTTCGCTTTCAGCAACGCTGGGCCCAGTCGCCACGGGTGCCGGAGACCTCGGTTATGGGACATATGCTGATTGTGGCTTTGCTGTCATATATGGTTTCGGTTATTGAACTGAAGGCTTGCAATCAGCGGGCGGTCAACAACTTCTTCGCCGGGCTGTTCCATGATTTGCCGGAGGTGCTCACACGGGATATTGTCTCACCGGTCAAACGTTCGGTTGCCGGCTTGGATGAGCTCATTAAAGAAATTGAAAACAGCCAGGTGAGGGCCAAGTTGTACCCCTTGATTCCCACAGCCTGGCAAAAAGAACTGGAATACTTTATGCAGGACGAGTTTGCCAGCAAAATTATGCTGCAGGGCCAGATCAAAAAGGTCACATCTGAGGAGATTTCCCGGCAGTATAATGAGGACCGATATGCACCGATAGACGGAGAGATTATCAAGGCCTGCGATCATTTGGCCGCCTATATGGAGGCGAGCTTATCCCGGTCGCATGGCATCATGTCGCGCCATTTGCGTGACGGTCTGGAAACGCTATATGCGGTCTATCAAAACAAGAAGATTGCCGGTGTGGATTTCGGCCAATTATTCGATTACTTCAAATAA
- a CDS encoding TetR/AcrR family transcriptional regulator, with protein sequence MTKDNIIHVALRLFLQRGYKYVSLVDVAAEAGITKGGIYHYFSSKEDLLYTAVHYLFDRIEAKYIDVFSRDGSLQQALYSMLVERELEVYARSLLGMEQGDYRENHASFILEVMNHFPKMQERIDRSHMTVCQAIGAKLQAAMGQGEIRPQADTHALAVMILAMLNGQISLGEKLNSPEIRKLMTENLWRLICA encoded by the coding sequence GTGACAAAGGACAATATCATCCATGTAGCGCTGCGGTTATTTTTACAGCGAGGCTACAAATATGTGTCTTTGGTGGACGTGGCCGCTGAAGCGGGGATTACTAAAGGTGGTATCTATCACTACTTTTCCAGCAAGGAAGACCTGTTGTATACTGCGGTGCATTACTTATTTGATCGTATAGAAGCTAAGTACATTGATGTATTCAGCCGGGACGGCAGCTTGCAACAGGCGCTCTACTCTATGCTGGTCGAGCGGGAGCTTGAGGTGTATGCCCGCAGTTTGTTGGGTATGGAGCAAGGAGATTACCGGGAAAATCACGCTAGCTTTATTTTAGAAGTTATGAATCATTTCCCCAAAATGCAAGAACGGATTGATCGCAGCCATATGACGGTTTGCCAGGCTATTGGAGCAAAGCTGCAGGCCGCGATGGGGCAGGGTGAAATCCGCCCCCAGGCCGATACGCACGCGTTGGCGGTCATGATTCTGGCCATGCTTAACGGACAGATATCCCTGGGCGAAAAGCTGAACAGCCCGGAAATACGCAAGTTGATGACAGAAAATCTGTGGCGTTTGATTTGTGCTTGA
- a CDS encoding efflux RND transporter periplasmic adaptor subunit gives MKGFKLKYWLVPVLLVVGLTLVFRSGAFSKEKVQPQADSGVAVRVADVQYTKVVPGLSLNGSIEGRTSATISAKIAGRIEEVLVEEGQPVKAGDPLVRLESVELTNSVRTAEDAVTKAQVSYDLAAADYNRYQTLYDKGAVSQQQLDTATAKLKSAQADLSSAVAGRNNATQQLGYGVITAPVDGVVANKTATVGQVVSPGAALMIVQDISQVQAVVNIEQKDLGQVKVGQKAQVRVDAYGDRVFEGTVDGMNPEAGSASRMFRTKIKLDNADEALKAGMFAKIELATGDPVAVLTVPQAAVIQKQGLYYVFTAEDGKAVRHQIEIGKADQDSIQIKSGLQQGDKVVVSGVNQLKDNEAVKVTE, from the coding sequence ATGAAAGGGTTTAAGCTCAAATACTGGTTGGTGCCGGTTTTGCTGGTCGTCGGTTTGACGCTGGTTTTCCGCAGCGGCGCGTTTTCCAAGGAAAAGGTACAGCCTCAGGCGGATAGCGGAGTAGCCGTACGGGTAGCGGACGTACAATATACAAAGGTGGTGCCGGGACTCTCTTTAAATGGGTCCATCGAGGGCAGAACTTCAGCGACAATCAGTGCTAAGATTGCGGGACGAATTGAAGAAGTGCTGGTTGAGGAAGGTCAGCCGGTAAAGGCCGGTGATCCATTAGTCCGGCTGGAAAGCGTGGAATTGACCAATTCGGTGCGGACGGCTGAGGATGCAGTGACCAAAGCCCAGGTGAGCTATGATCTGGCTGCAGCCGATTACAACCGCTATCAAACCTTGTATGATAAAGGAGCCGTTTCACAACAGCAATTGGATACGGCAACGGCCAAACTAAAGAGTGCACAGGCTGATTTATCCAGTGCCGTGGCTGGCCGCAACAACGCAACGCAGCAACTGGGTTATGGCGTGATTACAGCACCGGTAGACGGAGTTGTTGCCAATAAAACGGCCACTGTCGGCCAGGTGGTATCGCCTGGTGCGGCTTTAATGATAGTACAGGACATCAGCCAGGTCCAGGCTGTGGTAAATATTGAGCAAAAGGACCTGGGACAGGTCAAAGTGGGGCAGAAGGCGCAAGTGCGGGTGGATGCCTATGGCGACAGGGTGTTTGAGGGAACCGTGGATGGCATGAATCCCGAGGCAGGCTCGGCCAGCCGGATGTTCAGAACTAAAATTAAGCTGGATAATGCCGACGAAGCCTTGAAGGCCGGCATGTTCGCCAAAATTGAGCTGGCTACCGGCGACCCGGTAGCAGTGCTTACCGTGCCGCAGGCTGCAGTCATCCAGAAACAAGGGCTGTATTATGTATTTACCGCGGAAGACGGCAAGGCCGTGCGGCATCAAATCGAAATCGGCAAGGCCGATCAGGACAGTATCCAGATTAAAAGCGGTTTACAGCAGGGAGACAAGGTGGTTGTCAGCGGTGTAAATCAGCTAAAGGATAATGAAGCGGTAAAAGTAACGGAGTAA
- a CDS encoding efflux RND transporter permease subunit, with amino-acid sequence MKITDISLKRPVFATVTILALVVLGLFSYISLNVDEYPDVEIPVVAVTVSYPGASPEQVKSKVTQKVEETVSVVPGVDHITSTVKEGSSVTVIQFTMETSAATAAQDVRDKVGRLQGVLPDDAEAPVVTRFDPSETPVASIALTGKASQRELTILAQDTVAERLEAVNGVAAVNVQGGLDREIQINLDSNKLAAYGLTIPEVTNSLRNENMETPGGKVTDGNRETSLRTMGSLTSPQAILDLPVARRDGVQLFVKNIASVADTTKSVTSITKLNGSPAVGLDIMKQSGSNTVEVVTNVKKELETIKKDLPPGVEISLVRDNSKNINDSIHDVLFNLIFGGVLAVGIVFLFLGNWRSTMIAAIAIPTSIITSFLAMKALNFTLNTMSLLALSLAVGLLIDDAIVVIENIVRHLEMGKDKFKAASEGTAEIGLAVTATTLTLVAVFLPVGMMTGIVGQFFKQFGITVAVSVLVSLFVAFTLTPMLSAKYLNNSHGEAATSRLGRFWEHWNGKFDRATERYGTFLSYALEHRGKVMLIAAALFIGSLVLTPLLGSSFIPDSDSGELTVSADVDPGMTPEAVGVIADQMADTIRSLPEVTMTYANSDNSSINILTKLTDKGQRKRSDNDIIVDLRQKLDGMTGVQVSVSKKSGMSSGKPVSLVIQGPSLDKLSELAEQVEQIVASTPGAVDVTSSYEAGKPDVQIVVNRDQASDLGVSTSNIASTLQTMFNGTVVSQFKEDDDAYDIRLILAPGDRKSLSDVNNIYLAGSNRDKDGQTVMVPLSQVTQTVYATSPTQIKRYDRQDQVTISANLKGVTLGDFNTALNKQLSNVALPEGYQFVATGQSQQMKDAFTGIVMALALAVLFIFFVLAAQFESYIDPFAIMLALPLAIIGAILGLLAAGSTISMMSLIGVIMLMGLVTKNAILLIDFAKQSMEKGVARNQALVDAATVRMRPIMMTTMAMIFGMVPLALGIGPGAETRAPMAHAIIGGLITSTILTLVVVPVVYTLLDDVKRGRVAVKFSLPSLGFLKHRKRDAENMQ; translated from the coding sequence ATGAAAATTACTGATATAAGCTTAAAGCGTCCGGTGTTCGCGACAGTAACCATCTTAGCTCTTGTCGTTTTAGGCTTATTCAGCTACATCTCGTTAAATGTAGATGAATATCCTGATGTGGAGATTCCTGTCGTAGCAGTTACCGTCAGCTATCCGGGCGCTTCACCGGAACAAGTTAAATCAAAGGTTACCCAAAAGGTGGAGGAGACGGTCAGTGTTGTACCGGGTGTTGACCATATTACTTCGACTGTAAAGGAAGGCAGTTCGGTAACGGTCATCCAGTTTACTATGGAAACCTCAGCGGCCACGGCAGCACAGGATGTCCGCGATAAAGTGGGACGTTTGCAGGGCGTGCTGCCCGATGATGCCGAAGCGCCGGTGGTTACCCGCTTTGATCCTTCGGAAACCCCGGTTGCATCCATTGCGCTGACCGGTAAAGCCAGCCAGCGTGAGCTGACTATTCTAGCTCAGGATACGGTGGCAGAACGACTGGAAGCCGTAAATGGCGTGGCTGCCGTCAATGTACAGGGCGGTCTGGACCGGGAGATTCAGATTAATCTGGATAGCAACAAGCTGGCGGCCTATGGGCTGACCATTCCAGAGGTGACAAATAGCCTGCGCAATGAGAATATGGAAACTCCCGGCGGGAAGGTTACCGACGGAAACAGGGAAACCAGCCTGCGGACCATGGGCAGCTTAACCTCGCCTCAGGCTATTCTGGACCTGCCAGTGGCCCGGCGGGACGGTGTGCAACTATTTGTTAAAAATATTGCTTCCGTGGCGGATACCACTAAGAGTGTTACTTCCATTACCAAGCTAAACGGCAGCCCGGCTGTCGGCCTAGATATCATGAAGCAGTCGGGCAGCAATACAGTGGAAGTGGTAACTAACGTCAAAAAAGAACTGGAAACGATCAAAAAAGATTTGCCTCCCGGTGTGGAAATTTCTCTGGTGCGGGACAACTCTAAAAATATCAACGATTCCATTCACGATGTGCTGTTTAACCTGATTTTCGGCGGGGTATTGGCTGTCGGGATCGTATTCCTGTTTTTGGGTAACTGGCGAAGCACCATGATTGCCGCTATTGCCATACCAACTTCAATTATTACTTCGTTCCTGGCCATGAAGGCGTTGAACTTCACACTTAATACCATGTCTTTGCTGGCGCTGTCGCTGGCAGTCGGCCTTCTCATTGACGATGCCATTGTTGTCATTGAGAATATCGTGCGCCATTTAGAGATGGGTAAGGATAAGTTTAAGGCTGCTTCCGAAGGTACGGCCGAAATCGGTCTGGCAGTTACGGCAACTACGCTGACTTTAGTGGCCGTATTCCTGCCGGTGGGGATGATGACAGGCATTGTCGGGCAGTTCTTTAAGCAGTTCGGGATTACCGTTGCCGTCAGCGTGCTGGTATCACTGTTTGTTGCCTTTACGTTGACGCCGATGCTGTCGGCAAAATATTTAAACAATAGCCATGGGGAAGCGGCTACCAGCCGTCTGGGACGGTTCTGGGAACACTGGAATGGTAAGTTTGACCGGGCCACTGAGCGCTACGGCACCTTTCTTTCCTATGCGTTGGAACACAGGGGAAAAGTCATGCTGATCGCCGCGGCCCTGTTTATCGGCAGCCTTGTTTTAACTCCCCTTTTGGGCTCGAGTTTTATTCCCGACTCCGATAGCGGCGAGCTTACGGTAAGCGCCGATGTCGACCCGGGAATGACGCCGGAAGCTGTCGGGGTTATTGCCGATCAAATGGCCGATACCATCCGGTCTCTGCCGGAGGTCACAATGACCTATGCCAATTCCGATAACAGTAGCATCAATATTTTGACCAAGCTTACTGATAAAGGGCAGCGCAAACGCAGTGACAATGATATTATTGTCGACCTGCGGCAAAAGCTGGACGGCATGACCGGAGTACAGGTCAGTGTTTCCAAGAAATCCGGCATGTCCAGCGGCAAGCCGGTATCATTGGTCATTCAGGGACCTTCACTGGATAAGTTGTCCGAGCTGGCAGAACAGGTTGAACAGATTGTGGCGTCCACGCCGGGCGCCGTCGATGTTACTTCCAGCTATGAAGCCGGCAAGCCGGACGTACAGATTGTAGTTAACCGTGATCAAGCTTCTGATTTGGGCGTATCTACGTCCAATATTGCCAGTACGCTGCAGACTATGTTTAATGGCACCGTGGTGTCTCAGTTTAAAGAGGACGATGACGCCTATGATATCCGTCTGATTCTGGCACCGGGTGACCGGAAAAGCCTGTCCGACGTAAACAACATTTATCTGGCCGGTTCCAACCGGGACAAGGACGGACAGACAGTAATGGTACCGCTGTCGCAGGTGACGCAAACTGTCTATGCCACAAGTCCTACCCAGATTAAGCGATATGACCGGCAGGATCAGGTTACCATTTCCGCTAACCTCAAAGGGGTAACGTTAGGCGATTTCAATACGGCACTGAACAAGCAGTTAAGTAACGTTGCTTTGCCGGAGGGCTATCAGTTTGTGGCCACCGGGCAGTCGCAGCAGATGAAGGATGCTTTTACCGGCATTGTGATGGCTTTGGCCTTGGCCGTGCTGTTTATCTTCTTTGTTCTGGCCGCTCAGTTTGAAAGCTATATCGATCCCTTTGCGATCATGCTGGCGCTGCCATTAGCCATTATTGGCGCCATCCTTGGCTTACTGGCTGCCGGCAGTACAATCAGCATGATGTCGCTAATCGGGGTAATTATGCTGATGGGTCTGGTGACGAAGAACGCCATTCTGCTGATCGACTTTGCCAAGCAGTCGATGGAAAAAGGGGTGGCACGTAATCAGGCACTGGTTGATGCGGCTACCGTCCGGATGCGTCCGATTATGATGACTACTATGGCCATGATTTTCGGTATGGTGCCGCTGGCCCTAGGCATCGGACCAGGCGCTGAAACCAGGGCGCCTATGGCGCATGCCATTATCGGCGGTCTGATTACCTCCACTATTTTAACGCTGGTGGTGGTGCCTGTGGTGTATACCCTGTTGGACGATGTGAAAAGAGGCCGGGTGGCAGTAAAGTTTTCGTTGCCTTCCCTGGGTTTTCTAAAACACAGAAAACGTGACGCTGAAAACATGCAATAG